The genomic DNA GGGCATGTTATTTCACACCCCATTTTAATGtacctccactttttcgCGGTAGGGGGGGACCCTTCAGGCAACAGTTTTCGTATTCTAAATCCTCGACATCTTCGCTCTGCAACTTCAGTTATAACTGGCTCATCTCCGCATAGGATGACGCTCGTCCTAAAACCACCGTCACTGGGTGACCTTATGGTATTTGAGGACTTTCTCACTCATCCTACTCATCACCAACCCAAGTCCATGGCTGAGAGAAAACATGACTGGCCAAGTCGGACGGAAAAGAGATACAAATGTGCCTATGAAGGATGCGATAGAGCTTACACCAAACCATCAAGACTTGCTGAGCATGAGATGACCCATCGAAATGAGGTGCGTATCGTTTGTGCCCGACTCTGTAATTAGCTGACGGAATACCCAGCGACCCTTCGCCTGTTCACAATGCCCTCGGACATACTTCAGAGAAGACCACCTCAAAGCCCATGCGCGCACCCATTCGAACGTAAAGATCAAGCCCTTCCCGTGTACCCGTGAAGGCTGCAAACAGTCTTTCTGGACTGCATCAAAACTTCGTCGACATGAAGAGGTTCACGATAAGGACGGTGCCTATCCTGTGAGCTGAAGCACTAGCGTCTATATATTGTCCGATGCTGACGCCGGCCACAGTGTGACAAGTGTGAGGCTGCGTTCAACAAGCACCACCTTCTCCGAGAACACGTCGCTGTAGCCCATATGCCTCCCGGTACCAAACCTTTCATCTGCACTCATGAAGGTTGCAGCGCTTCTTTTGCAACGAAAGCTCATCTCAAGAATCACGAGAAGACCCACGACGGTGCGTTACCTTTAGTTGTCATTCCCTTGCCATACTGATATAGGCTTTAGAAAGACGGTATATTTGTTCTCACCACGATCATGGCGAAGATTTCCCCAAATTTTCCAAGTGGACAGAACTTCAAAAGCACATATCTACGGAACACCCGCCCACATGTCCTCATCCTGAATGCAACGGTCGAATTTTCAAGAACAATCAACGTCTGAGGGATCATTTGCGTGTACACGCGGATCAACAGGCCGACAAAGCTGCGCTTGCGGACCGAcgcgaggaagaaatgcCACAATTGCTGTTAGAAGGGTTGGGCAAAAgtagaaagaagaggaaatcTTTTGCGCAACGGGAGGCAGAGGACAACGGACCTAGGAAGTTGAGAAAGATTCTCAACGGTGATGCTGGAAAAGATTGGGCTTGTGAGCATGAGAGCTGTGACAAAAAATTCAAATCTGTCAGTTCCTTTCTTCACTGACTTCATCTTTGCTGACTATCTTGCAGCGATATGCTTTAGAAACCCATATCAAAGTTGTCCACCAAAACATCCGTGAACATGTTTGCCCCCGTGAAGGGTGTGGCAAAGCGTATGCCTACAAAACCAATCTGAATCAACATCTCGCCAAACATAATTTATACGCGGGACCTTCGAAAACCGCGACATCTGAAAGCGGGATGTTGACTGGGATGgtcaaggagatgaggagattCATCTGTCCTGCATGGGCATTAGGCGTCTTTCCAGAGAACGGGGATATGATTGTCACTCCACCGCGGCCTGAGCTTCTTACGGAGGACAATAATGGTAATGAACAACTTCAATCTATCGTCAGATGCAGAGACCCTGCACCGGAGTCAACCACTACCGCCAACACTTCAGCAATACCAACACAATCGACACCCGAAGATTTGATTGGCAAGAGGTGTATCCTTCGATTCTGGAGAGTGTACGACGTTCGACGGCATCTCAAGTCAGAGCACCGTGTCGAGCTTGACGATATGCAAATTAGGAGATTGTTGCTCAGCACTGGTCAAACCGGGGAATAGAATGTTAGAATGTAGATGGAtagaaggaaagatgggaTAATGTATTAGTAGTAGATATTACTCGTATTGTTGTAGTTACTGGCTAGTAGGATTTGTATTTCCGACTTTTTGCTGTGGTTTTTTGGCCAGTGATGGTCATTATGAATATGTTCTTGATTTCGGTATCATCTTGAGTCATTATTTTCAATTCTCAAATTAATGCAGAAGCAAAGCTCTTCTGATCTGTTCACTTGCCCGTTGAATTCCATGGTTGTTCTTTTCTTGATTCCTTTCTAGCCAAAGCATTACACAAGCGCAAGAGTTTGCGTAATGATACTTAAAAGTTCGAGAGGTAAGATCAGTGACTGCTGCATTTGTTTTCAGTTGCATATTTATTTCCCATCTTTGATGTTTTCACTTTAAATCTGCCCGACCGCACAACCGTCTCCCCTTAAATCTGATCCACAGGCCcacacccttcttccgttGGGGTCTACCACTCGTTGGATAATCTGCCCCTTACCTGCAATCTTTCGCTCGTAACCTTCTGCAATTTCGCACTGATGGCCCATGGCTATTTCTCGTCAGTTATTGCGTGCTTATGAGATGGGACCATTACTCACCTCTCAACTCCTCGATGACCTTTGGGTCGATACCATCCTCGAACCAAATCTCGCTGTCGATATCACCAGCACCTTGTTCAGCGTTTTTCACGCCATTATCAGGAAGTCCTGCTGATATACAGAAACGAGGTGCGTCCAGGGTAGACTGGTTAGAAAAGCCTCGAAGCTTGTTGAGAAGAACCTGGATATGGCCTTGAGGTTGCATGAACCTTTATCGTCCCATCAGTATTGACCTTAATATAATTTACGATGGAACTTACCCTCCCATGACGCCGAAAGACATCATCAAGTCATCACCATGGGTAACCATACCAGGGATGATAGTATGGTATGGCCTCTTCCCGCCTTTGATGCAGTTGGGGTGCCCTTCAATTAAAGTGAATCCAGTCCCTCGATTCTGAAGAGTGAAGCCACAACCCTTAGGGATAGCACCTGTGCCAAACCCTAAGGAAAAGATATTTGAATCCAAGACGTGAATCAAGGGCGACTAAAGATACTCACCTGCATAGTTGGAAGCAATAAAACTGCAACTGTTTCCTTCTTTATCGGCCGTGGCGAGATAGACAGTGTCTGATGACTGAACGGGCGTACCATGTCTGATGGTTGAGGATTTGTTGAGGTCAATGAGAGATGCACGCTTCCGAAGATACTCTTTGGACAAAAGTTCCTTCATGGGCACATGCTCGACGTCTGGATCGGTGACATAATATCGAGCTACCCTTCTTTAGTAAATCTCGCAACTTGGAATACGGCAACCACTCACTATCCGCGAATGCCAGCCTTAAGGACTCTATCAAGATATGCAGATACAACTTCCCGTTATGTTCAATCTCCAGCACATCAATACCATGTACTTCTTCGACGGCTTCGATAATGCCCAAAGCCATGAGTGCTGTGATGCCCTGTCCATTGGGCGGGCATTCCCACAGAGTGAGTCCAGGATCACTAGGTTCTTCGTGAttgggaggatgatgaggttTGAAGGTGTATGAGATGGGCTGTATAACGTCTGCAGTACACTCGGCGAGGTCCTCTAGAGTCATGACTCCTCCACCGCTTTTGACAAGATCCACAATGGCTAATTCCCGGTGAACACAGGTATAGCTTTGGGCTTGAAATCTGAAGAAACTAAGCCTTACCTTGAGCAATCCGTCCTTTGTAAAAGCCATCGTGACCATGATCAGCAACCTCTTCGAGAGTATCGGCCAAGGTGTTATGCGTCATGACGTAGGACGGCCGGGGAGGATTCTGTGTCGATTATGTCAGCTATCAAATTCTGTAGAGGCATATGTCATCCTCACGCCGTCTGGCATCATCATTCTGTCAACTATGATCAGTTCAATCAATGGTATCGTATAGATCCCAGCACTCACTCTCTCCAatttgaagaagcttgctTGATAAGCTGTTCGGCAATCTGCCACTAAACTCAAAGCATTAGCACGACGGGGCTACTCAAGAGCCATCTGTCTTACTTGATTGCTGCTCAGCTCATACTGCGGCACACCTTCCCTTGCAAGCCTGATGGCAGGCTCCAGAATCTCCCTCATGGATAGTTTGCCAGAGCCGAATTCCTCAATCGTTTTAAGCCATCCGGCTGCCGCACCGGGGACTGTGACGGCGTTCAGGTTCGTCAAGGGAATCTATCAATAAAGAAGGGTCAGTTCGAATAAACAAGTATGAAATGAGGCTCACAGCATCGCCGGTTATGCCTTGTGAACGAAGGTACTCTAAAGTGAGAGCCTTAGGAGAACGACCTGAGCCATTAACGCCCTTAACCGTCTGACTTGCGGCGTCGtagaagaggcagaagacATCTAACACAGAGGAACATCAGTCTCTTCGTTTTTGAAATTCTTCCACGTAAAGGCTCCAACGCACCTCCACCGATACCTATGGGCATTGTTAGAAGGACGGTCCCATCACATGGCGACTACTAGCTTACCAGTCATTGACGGTTCACAAACATTGAGAGCAGCCGCGGtagcaacagcagcatcGGCTGAGCACCATGTGCCATTAGCTTCGCTTTCATTTCAGCAGTACTATCATGACTCACCTGCATTACCACCTTTGTTCAAAATCTCCAGGCCAACTTGAGCTGCCAAAGGCTGAGACGTCGCGACAGCACCCTTGGTCGAGAACACTGTTGAACGTCTCGAGGGGAAGGGTGAGAACTGGGGGTCGTGAGATgggtgaagacgagagtaGTCTATGGGCGCCATTGGATACCTGGTCTTATCCTGTCAGGAGCTGTTGATAATGAAGGGGATGCAACACAACAGCCCAAAGACTACTAGCTTGTGACTGAGAAAGCCGAGCTCCCGGGTAATGGGTGCATGGTGGTGTTATCAGTCGGACCGAAGATAACCGACATCGGTCGCGAAACTAGGGCGGTCAGAGCCGTCTCACTTCAAGAAAATCGAATCGGATATCATTCATTGGCCCGACAGATTTGTATGAAGGAGGGCCGTGCGTCGTGGCGCATTACGCATGTGGATCTATCATGAATCTGCAACGTGAATCCAGACTTGAAGGAAAGGCAGACGGAGACAAAAGCATGGCATCGGGTTTTTCGGTAATTTTTGTGTTAATATAATTGCCTTCTTTACATACAACGTCGCTCGTTGTCGCAATTGAGAACTCGACTGCCCAAAATCGGTGATACCGGATCAAGTCACCAATACCACCCGACGGTCTCGGAAGACAATAAGGCCAATCGCCTCGATTGCTTTGAGTTGAGCTAGGGAGCACGAATGTTCTCATCCTTTTGAAAGGTCAACTTAGGAGCGATGAGAGACCAGATGCAAGCGGTATATTGTGAAATGTTGCCCAAATGCACCCCATGTCCGAATGCCGAATGGACAAGTCGACGCCAGATTGGGCGAGCATTTCATCGTGGTTGTTTAGCAGTGAGAAACGGAGGTTTGTGCTGTCCTCATGGGAACGAGCACCTCACCAATTACTCATTGTAGATCAGAAAGGAAAGGCAAATATCAGATACAAGGCTTGGCATCATTTGGCTACTCTCGACTTCTCTTGTGGTGACCAAAACGAAAATGACAGGCCATTACACGTCCGTTGGAGAGCCGCGTGTACAGTTCAGGTGTAGCGATGGTCGAGATTAAAAAATTGTAGCCACATATATGCAAATAGCCGTTGAGTCAGTAAGAAAGACCTTCCAAAGCATCCGTGTCCGTGTGCCCTGCAACAGTCTGCTTATACGCCTTGCAAATATGTTGGTCGATAGTCGAGACAGTTCCTAACAATGTTCCTGTCTGATGTCGACTCATATCATCCACCTGATTCCCAAGGACTTAGCCATCAACAGAGAAAACGAGATAAACCCGTCCAAGGCCGCCTATATGTGTAAAATCATACATGCATCCTAAGGCGCCAACCATAAAGAGCAGTTTACGACCTAGGCTTCTCCCTATAATGGAAGTCAGCACGGCTGCAGACAAGGAACCACAGCCCaactcacttcttctccttccagAGAGCAAGAAGACCGACACCAGCAACCTTGACGACCTTGAATCGGACACCAGGAATATCACCCTTAGCCTTTCCTCGTCGACCGAAACCGGAGATAAGAACCTCGTCGTTCTCGTCGGTCTGCATAACATTAGCTGACAGAcactgaaaaaaaaaaaaaacgtaATGGTAACTGACGAAGTTCAAACAACCGTCGTTGGGGACGAAAGCAGTGACCTTCTTGCCGTTTTTGATGAGCTGAACTCGGACACACTTTCGGATAGCAGAGTTGGGCTGCTTGGCCTCAACACCGACCTGATCGGAGAAATTAGTATTGTTCCCATAAAATTCTCCAGTTgcctctcatcttcaagctctcATGCTCTTGCCAATTTCCCCATGCTTCTTATATCCTCGCACATGCCTTCCTGGCCGTCtactcaccttctccaaaaCGATACCCTTGGCGTGGGAAGAACCACCAGTGGGGGAGGTCTTGTAGAACTTGCCGAGAGCTCGCTTCTTGTAGTTCTTGTCGGCCCATCGGTTCTCCCTTCGAGAAGTACGGAGCTTTCGAGCGGCCTGCAGACCCCTAGGCTTGTTGCTACCCATTGTGGATAATGTGTTGGATTAAActtggtggatgaagaaaggagtACTTAAAGTGTACTGCCAAGATGTGCCGTCAGGCGGCGAGCGTTGGAGAGCGACGGAGGAAATCGGTGTTAGAAAAAGCGAAGGCGATGTGGCGAGCATGTGGCATTCGCGGCTTCACTGATTTTATCCTTAACGCCGATGGCCACGAACTCTGATTTGATGACGTGTAAGTGTCATTATTCATCTTCATGTCGGTTATGTCCGCTTATCCCAATAACTTAATTACTATATTCATTTTTAAATTTTTAACTTTttgcatttcttttttgttttctttttgtcgTTCACATATCGGCGATCACGCGTATGACCACTTCCTTGGTAAATGCCcgccacctccacttcatAGACTTCTATTCATCAGTCAGCTCGGTTGGCCCAGCACAGTTCAATCAATCTGACAATGCAGTGACGTTTGAGGAGTAAACGCAGGGTCTATGGGACGTTCTAAGGAGGCAATGCATTGTGGAAGGAGTCTTCTCTTATTCTACGTAGAGGAAGCTCCAATGGAGTATGAGGACTTCAGGTACCTCAAAGACTGGATGAGCATTATCAAATGCTGGGTTTCGGTAGATTTGCGAACCACAACGGAAAGGTCGTCTCCGTGGAGGGCAGCAAACAATGCCCTGTTTGCGGCCCGTTTCATGACGCGAAAGTACATCTTGACATCGTTGAAGACGTCTACTAAacgagggaaagaaggaggaaaaagaagggcgagAGATAGCGTTAGCAGTCGTCAACTGATCTTGAACTCTATCAAGAAATTTGGCGTACGTGTCAGCAATGGCTTGAACATGTATTTTATCGGCCATCATTGGCATCCGATAACTAAGCTGTAATAAATATATCTCCATAAATCTAATAGGCTTTGTCGTCTTTCGTTGGctgctttttttttttcataAATTGAATAAGTACTACAAAAATTGTATTGCCCCGTTTCCGAGCGATTCATCTCATCCTTAATCGGTTTCATCATGGAAAAGCACAATCAAGCAAGCAGACTGATTTCCACCCCACCTTCGGTCCTCCACAAACCAGTTCAGGTAGAGCTGTCATATTACACATGAAAATCAATTCTGCTGCTGGCGGCCTTAAATTAACTTGTTTTTCTGTCTCTTCTGCTGCCGTTGCCACCGTGGGACGAAAAGATCGTGCTTCCTGTCTTCCGTCGGAAGCTGCCCCGATGTGTGCATGCGGCTGGCTGTTGTCGTCCTTCGTTGTTCGTTGGTTGATGAGTACGAGTACTTTACAACAATTTCTTGAGTCTGTGGCCTCCAGTTATTCTGGGTCTCTTTTCTGTCGCATAAGCAACTCCTGTTCATCGAGGGAAGGAAATCTGAGCAACTCTTCAAAAACCTTGGGCGGATTTACTTGATGTCTCTTCTACCACTCAACATCACACTGTCCTTCTCCCAACCATCTTTCCACCCCGTCCTTCATCTCACATTCAATGTGCCTTCAATTTCAGATTTACAGGATGTGTCAAACTCTGCggtcgagaagaagaaactctGCGAGCCTGTAGCCCACTTGGAAATTACGCTTCCAGATCCTCTGTTTGTCGATCCCGATGAGCTTAGTGGGAAATGGCCGCTAcactcttcatcagaaCCGGCGATGCATCAGGCGTCTGGAGATAACTGGAAAATCTCTGGTTGGGGGCTAAATCCTCCTTCAGTGGACATTGAGCGACCATCATTCGGAAATGCGGCGTTGCACCATACACTCTACCTATCGGTTCGACCACAAACATTCTTCGAAGAAAGCGACGTTAAAGgtgaagtggaggtggaagtgCCGCTGCATGCAAGATACCTGGCTCCACGTGatgaagggagaagaacagTGTCGTTTCCGGGGGAAGACGAGAGCGAAATACGCTCCGGATGGACATGTGCATCGGTGTTGACTCAAAGTAAGTTCAATCTAACTCCCTCTTATAAATCGTTCAGTAGCTCATGGTAAATTGTTCAGGCCACCGGGTACCCACAGTACATCCTTTGCCTGTATCACTCACTCTACCCACCGGTCAACATGCGCATCAGCCCATAATTGAGGTCATAACACCTCTAGTCATTTGGCTAGGCTGGGCTTGGATAGCTTGGAAATTGTGGAAATTGAAATCTCGAGCTCTGGAACGAGAAAGTAAAGCGAAGGTGTTGTAAGATGTTAAGACTGTACTGCTTAACGTAAACTTCAATTACGTTTCGACCATACATTCTTCTAATATCAATACATTCGCAGCAACAATTCAGTACCCCAAGCAGTTTCGATTAGCACCCCACATTATAAAATTCAATGTCTTCCACTAGGACGCGAGATGCTCCGTCCGGCTTTCGAGGCGGTCAATCGCCCGCCTTCCGGCTGCCTTCTTACCActcttgttcttgttgATATCCCCAGACCCAGGCCGTCCAGACCGGCATCGACAGATTTGTATGCCGCAATCTCGTTTTCGAGAGTTTGAACTTTGTCATTGGCATTGTTGAGTAGGTGCCTCGTGGTCGCCAGTTCCTATCATCCCACGTTTAGTCAGCTTGCGTTTAAAAATAATGAAAAAGTGACGTTTTGTGTATGGTCCCTTACCTGCTTGACCAGCGTCATCTCCCTTCTTACGCCCTCCACGTAGCTGATCTTTTGTACTTCATTGGAATGCCCAACCAGCTGTGCATTGTGCGCTACCAACctctcagcttcttcgattgctgctgcttctctCGCTAAGACCATCTCGTGCTGTTCTTGAAGATCATTGTACAGTTCTTGATATTGAGACGCTTCAATATAAGCTTCGCGAAGACTGTTACAAGATCGCTATTAGCGGATATAACTAGCAAGCTCAGGCAAGTACATACTGTTGTATTTCTTCATCGAGCGCTTGTTCAGCAGACTTGGCCCTAGTCACCAGCTCATTCGCTCTCTTTACTTTCTCTGCATCATCTCTAGCCTTTATTTCCATTCTTTGCAAGTCTTCTTCTAGGCCTTCAATCTTTTGCTCCCTGAACATACATTCTTTTTCGGTGGCGAGCAGTTCTTCTCTCACACCATTGCAAGGCTCATGTGCTTTCTCCAAAGCGGCATGCCGGGTTTCGAGGTCATTGTGCTCTCGTCGAAGGTGCGCAAGGGTAGACTGGCAGGTAGAGAGGCTGGAAatggttgttgaaagtTTGGAGGTGAGCGAGTCGTTAACAGAATTGAGGGTTTCGATTTGTTGAATGTAATAAGACGAGGATAAATTAATGTGGTTGAGTGTAGCATCGAGAACGTCCTGTGAGGTCCGCGTAACCTCAAAGGGATCGGTTATAAATTCCAAAAGGTCCCTAGTGCCAATAGATAAGGCGAACTTCGTTACCTCGTTCCGCAGAGCCTGTTGATCATCTTTGATGCCCTTTACGATTTCCTTCAAAacccttctttcattctcTGCAGCTTTCAATCGCTCTTGAAGGTCTCTCGCTTCcgttcttttcttctcaaGGTCCAAAATGTCCGTCtcattcttcaacttccatctccacagCTCTGATTTCATCTCCAGATAGGATTGTTCCAACATCCGGTACTCCTCAACACGGACTGTGTTTCGATGAAGAGCACAATATGCAACAGTACAAGCTTCAATCGTTTCTTCAAGGCTGTCATTGGCCGCCTTCATTTGCTtaacctcctccttgagGGCCTTGATTTGCTTTAAAGATAAATTCGCATGGTCTTTCAATTCGCCCACTTCCAGCTTCAGctcttctcgcttcttGTCAGACCTTTCTTTACTTTCTTTAAGCTCTTCTatcctcctttccatcctggacctctctccctcccattTTATGCGTTCTCTTTCAAACGCTCGATCGTGGTCTTTCTGATCAGCAGCTTTGGTTTCCTCGAGCGATAACAGCATTCGAAGGGCGTCGAAGTCGACGAGTGTCTGAGTATGTCGTTTACGGAGCGAATCGAGTTCGTTCTGTGATGATAGATGCGATGATTGAAGTATGTCAAGCTTTTCTTGCAATTTCACGTTTTGCAGCTTCAGATTCTCAATTTGGTCCTGATACTGCACCAATTCTCAGTGATTTACCTCCGCAGTGGCCTAAACTGATTTACCTTAATTTTCAAAGCTGAATATTGATCCGTCATGTCCTCCAACTTTCTCTCAAGGTCACCAGCTTTGGAATGTGTGGACGGCTGTTGAGTTCGAGACAATTTCTTGATGGTTTCATCCCTCCTTTCTATCTTCGCTTTAGCCCTCTCAAGCTAGGAGTGGTTGTCAATCATGGGCTGCTACTTGGGTGATGCGTCAAACCAGGACATACTTGATGTTTTGCTTCAAACAAATGCCTTTCTAATGACTTCACATAGTCCTTTGTGTCACCTTGAGTCACATTGATATGCATCCTATGCTCCTTCCTGATCAAGAATCAGAAAGCACCCTTGATGTCAGACGTTACAACACTTACGGGTGTTTGTTATTAACATCTTGATTTGGCAGCATCCGCTCGCCAAAAGGTCGACGAACCTTCTGCTCTTCCGTCATTCAAATTGTATTATAGCTATCTATTGTAAAAGGGAAATTATAGAAGCATTAATCACTGAGATGGACGGTGTAGGAATGTGGAGGTATTACTTATAGATATGTCCCACGCATTACGGACTCGAAGTCACTACTCTGCTGTATGTTCCGTCGTTCGTTCGTTGTTTGGCTCATTCGAGGTCAGGCGGGACCGACGCCACCGTGGGAAATTGCAGAAATATCGTTGCGGCCATTCCCGCCCGTTGAAAATATCTTCgaactcttcttcgccttcgcACTTTCGTCCTGCCTTTGAGAATTGTATCCTTAGCAGCTCATTTAGAAACCATATacatttcttcatcacgTCACTCAGGATTCAAGGAACGATATCCAGTGGCAATGAAGTCCAACTTCGTCTTTCAAAATCTCTGCGGTACCGTTTACAGACAAGGGAATGTTGTCTTTACGCCCGATGGGAACTCTGTGTTGAGTCCGGTGGGAAACAGGGTGTCTGTGTTTGACTTGGTGAAGTAAGTAGTCACGGGTGTGCTAGATGATCTCCGGCTGATCTCCGCTTCAGTAACAAGTCAAGGACATTGCCCTTTGAGAACAGAAAAAATATCGCTTCAATTGCTCTTTCTCCAGATGGCAATGTACTAATTTCCATCGACGAAGGTGAATATTCCTATCGTCAATTGATGTATCTTATCTGACACCCTGGATGCTTTAGATGGAAGAGCACTGTTTGTGCACTTCCGTAAAGGGACAGTTCTTCAccacatctccttcaagcGCAAAGTCCACCACGTTTCATTTTCTCCCGACGGCAAATATATTGCGATAACGCACGGTCACATGGTGCAAATATGGAACACTCCCAGCCATTTGGTCCGAGAGTTTGCACCTTTTACCCTCCACAGGGAGTATACTGGTCATCACGACGAAGTTGTTAGTGTCTGCTGGTCCAAAAGCTCCAGGTGAGCGACCACAAATGATGTCTTACAAAACGGAAGTTGATCAGAAACAGGTATTTTATCACTACCTCGAGAGATATGACTGCGAGGCTATATACCATTAACCCACTTGAAGGTTTCCAACCTAAGCAATTTGGGGGACATAGAGATGTTGTGTTGGGAGCGTTCTTTTCTCAAGATGAGAAGACTGTAAGTCATAATCTCTCTCAGTCGAGGCGACAAATTGATGTTCTATAGATTTACACCGTTTCTCGAGACGGTGCAGTGTTTGTATGGAAAGCAAAAAAGGGCGTCTCTGAGGCGGACTCTGATGTTGAGATGGACATTCTCGATGCTCCCACCACTTCCACCTCTGCCGCCAACCTTGCCCTTGAGCACGCCGTCGCCTACACTCGATGGGGGGTTCACGCTCgccacttcttcaaccaGCCTGGTACGAAAGTGATTTGCGCTACCTTCCACCCCAAAACATCTCTCCTCATCGTCGGCTTTTCCTCTGGTGTCTTCGGCTTGTGGGAGATGCCCGAATTTACCCCCGTACATACGTTGTCGATCTCCAACGAGAAGATCTCTAGTGTGGCAGTCTCCGCGTCGGGAGAGTGGTTGGCATTTGGGGCGGCCAAGCTCGGACAGTTATTGGTTTGGGAATGGCAGAGTGAGAGTTACGTTCTTAAACAGCAAGGTCACTACTACGACATGAACACCCTGGCGTTTAGTCCCGATGGGCAGAACATCGCTACTGGCGGTGAAGATGGTAAGGTCAAGTTATGGAATGCTTCAAGTGGCTTCTGCTTTGTGACCTTCCCTGAACACACTGCCGCTATCTCCACTGTCGAATTTGCTAAGCAGGGACAAGTTTTATTCACAGCGTCCCTTGACGGTACTGTCCGCGCATACGACCTCATCCGATACCGTAACTTCCGGACATTCACCTCTCCCACCCCTGTCCAGTTCTCTGCCCTCGCCGTCGATCCTTCAGGCGATGTGGTCTGTGCTGGATCTCAAGATTCCTTCGAGATCTACATGTGGTCAGTCCAAACCGGTAAACTGCTTGACATCCTCACTGGCCATACCGCTCCTATATCAGGCCTCgccttctctcccaccGGTAATCAGTtggcatcttcctcttgggATCGTTCTATCCGTTTATGGTCAGTCTTCGGGCGATCAAGAGCCACCGAACCGATTGAGCTTTCGGGCGAAGCGACTGCGTTGGCGTTCAGGCCTGACGGAAATGAGATCTGCGCTTCTACTTTGAACGGGG from Cryptococcus neoformans var. neoformans JEC21 chromosome 7 sequence includes the following:
- a CDS encoding lincomycin-condensing protein lmbA, putative, with protein sequence MAPIDYSRLHPSHDPQFSPFPSRRSTVFSTKGAVATSQPLAAQVGLEILNKGGNAADAAVATAAALNVCEPSMTGIGGDVFCLFYDAASQTVKGVNGSGRSPKALTLEYLRSQGITGDAIPLTNLNAVTVPGAAAGWLKTIEEFGSGKLSMREILEPAIRLAREGVPQYELSSNQWQIAEQLIKQASSNWREMMMPDGNPPRPSYVMTHNTLADTLEEVADHGHDGFYKGRIAQAIVDLVKSGGGVMTLEDLAECTADVIQPISYTFKPHHPPNHEEPSDPGLTLWECPPNGQGITALMALGIIEAVEEVHGIDVLEIEHNGKLYLHILIESLRLAFADTRYYVTDPDVEHVPMKELLSKEYLRKRASLIDLNKSSTIRHGTPVQSSDTVYLATADKEGNSCSFIASNYAGFGTGAIPKGCGFTLQNRGTGFTLIEGHPNCIKGGKRPYHTIIPGMVTHGDDLMMSFGVMGGFMQPQGHIQVLLNKLRGFSNQSTLDAPRFCISAGLPDNGVKNAEQGAGDIDSEIWFEDGIDPKVIEELRAMGHQCEIAEGYERKIAGKGQIIQRVVDPNGRRVWACGSDLRGDGCAVGQI
- a CDS encoding ER to Golgi transport-related protein, putative, with the translated sequence MTEEQKVRRPFGERMLPNQDVNNKHPKEHRMHINVTQGDTKDYVKSLERHLFEAKHQLERAKAKIERRDETIKKLSRTQQPSTHSKAGDLERKLEDMTDQYSALKIKYQDQIENLKLQNVKLQEKLDILQSSHLSSQNELDSLRKRHTQTLVDFDALRMLLSLEETKAADQKDHDRAFERERIKWEGERSRMERRIEELKESKERSDKKREELKLEVGELKDHANLSLKQIKALKEEVKQMKAANDSLEETIEACTVAYCALHRNTVRVEEYRMLEQSYLEMKSELWRWKLKNETDILDLEKKRTEARDLQERLKAAENERRVLKEIVKGIKDDQQALRNEVTKFALSIGTRDLLEFITDPFEVTRTSQDVLDATLNHINLSSSYYIQQIETLNSVNDSLTSKLSTTISSLSTCQSTLAHLRREHNDLETRHAALEKAHEPCNGVREELLATEKECMFREQKIEGLEEDLQRMEIKARDDAEKVKRANELVTRAKSAEQALDEEIQHLREAYIEASQYQELYNDLQEQHEMVLAREAAAIEEAERLVAHNAQLVGHSNEVQKISYVEGVRREMTLVKQELATTRHLLNNANDKVQTLENEIAAYKSVDAGLDGLGLGISTRTRVVRRQPEGGRLTASKAGRSISRPSGRH
- a CDS encoding transcription factor iiia, putative, which encodes MTLVLKPPSLGDLMVFEDFLTHPTHHQPKSMAERKHDWPSRTEKRYKCAYEGCDRAYTKPSRLAEHEMTHRNERPFACSQCPRTYFREDHLKAHARTHSNVKIKPFPCTREGCKQSFWTASKLRRHEEVHDKDGAYPCDKCEAAFNKHHLLREHVAVAHMPPGTKPFICTHEGCSASFATKAHLKNHEKTHDERRYICSHHDHGEDFPKFSKWTELQKHISTEHPPTCPHPECNGRIFKNNQRLRDHLRVHADQQADKAALADRREEEMPQLLLEGLGKSRKKRKSFAQREAEDNGPRKLRKILNGDAGKDWACEHESCDKKFKSRYALETHIKVVHQNIREHVCPREGCGKAYAYKTNLNQHLAKHNLYAGPSKTATSESGMLTGMVKEMRRFICPAWALGVFPENGDMIVTPPRPELLTEDNNGNEQLQSIVRCRDPAPESTTTANTSAIPTQSTPEDLIGKRCILRFWRVYDVRRHLKSEHRVELDDMQIRRLLLSTGQTGE
- a CDS encoding 40s ribosomal protein s23, putative; this translates as MGSNKPRGLQAARKLRTSRRENRWADKNYKKRALGKFYKTSPTGGSSHAKGIVLEKVGVEAKQPNSAIRKCVRVQLIKNGKKVTAFVPNDGCLNFTDENDEVLISGFGRRGKAKGDIPGVRFKVVKVAGVGLLALWKEKKEKPRS